In one Sphingobium sp. MI1205 genomic region, the following are encoded:
- the nuoI gene encoding NADH-quinone oxidoreductase subunit NuoI, giving the protein MSLGYYVKSFTLWEFVKAHWLTLKYFFKPKATINYPYEKNPISPRFRGEHALRRYPNGEERCIACKLCEAICPAQAITIEAQPREDGSRRTTRYDIDMTKCIYCGFCQEACPVDAVVEGPNFEFATETREELIYDKAKLLENGDKWERAIAANLAADAPYR; this is encoded by the coding sequence ATGAGCCTCGGCTATTATGTCAAATCCTTCACCCTCTGGGAGTTCGTGAAGGCGCACTGGCTGACCTTGAAATATTTTTTCAAGCCCAAGGCGACGATCAACTACCCCTATGAAAAGAACCCGATTTCGCCGCGGTTCCGGGGGGAGCATGCGCTGCGCCGCTATCCCAATGGCGAAGAACGCTGCATCGCGTGCAAGCTGTGCGAAGCCATCTGTCCGGCGCAGGCGATCACCATCGAGGCGCAGCCGCGCGAGGACGGCAGCCGCCGCACGACGCGCTACGACATCGACATGACCAAGTGCATCTATTGCGGCTTCTGCCAGGAAGCCTGCCCGGTGGACGCGGTCGTGGAAGGGCCGAACTTCGAGTTCGCGACCGAAACCCGCGAGGAGCTGATCTACGACAAGGCCAAGCTCCTTGAAAATGGTGACAAGTGGGAGCGCGCGATCGCCGCGAACCTTGCCGCCGATGCCCCCTATCGTTAA
- the nuoK gene encoding NADH-quinone oxidoreductase subunit NuoK yields the protein MIGLQHYLVVSAILFVMGVLGIFINRKNVIIILMAIELILLSVNINLVAFSAFLGDLVGQVFSMFVLTVAAGEAAIGLAILVIYFRGRGTIAVDDVNRMKG from the coding sequence GTGATCGGCCTTCAGCATTATCTTGTGGTCAGCGCGATCCTGTTCGTGATGGGCGTGCTGGGCATCTTCATCAATCGCAAGAATGTCATCATCATCCTGATGGCGATCGAGCTGATCCTGCTCAGCGTGAATATCAACCTGGTTGCGTTCAGCGCATTTCTTGGCGATCTGGTCGGGCAGGTATTTTCGATGTTCGTGCTGACCGTCGCGGCGGGTGAGGCGGCCATCGGCCTTGCCATCCTCGTCATCTATTTCCGTGGTCGCGGCACCATCGCCGTCGATGATGTCAACCGGATGAAGGGCTGA
- the nuoG gene encoding NADH-quinone oxidoreductase subunit NuoG: MPKVKVDGVELEVPAGATVLQACELAGKEIPRFCYHERLSIAGNCRMCLVEVKPGPPKPQASCALPAAENQEIFTQTEMVKKAREGVMEFLLINHPLDCPICDQGGECDLQDQSVAYGKGSSRFDENKRAVTEKYMGPIVKTIMTRCIQCTRCVRFAEEVAGVPEIGAIYRGEDMQITTYLEHAAKSELSGNVVDLCPVGALTSKPYAFEARPWELRKTPAIDVMDAVGTNIRLDSRGRQVLRAVPRINDDVNEEWASDKTRHNVDGLVRKRLDKPYVRKDGKLVPATWNEAFAAIAAVKHGGSVAALAGDLLDCETMFAGKALVEKLGGTMLEGRQTGLAYDVSSLSAVNFNTTLNGIETADAILLVGTNLRWEAPLVNTRIRKAIKKGAKVFGIGPQVDLTYKVEWLGNDASLLAKLPEAVVEAFGKAARPAMIVGGGVLAKDGAHGDTLALVDTLGLVKEGWNGYNVLHFAAARMGGLMLGYATQGGIKAVAAASPKLLFSLGADEVDYSAFEDSFKVYIGHHGDKGAHAADVILPGASYAEKAGTYVNLEGRVQRGERAVFAPGDAREDWSILRALSEVMGATLPFDSFEALRTEMAKAVPALGVEGLADYGWSIPRLPTGASGEFGSPIKDFYLTNAICRASPTMQQCSAELIHGVSFAEAAE, encoded by the coding sequence ATGCCTAAAGTCAAAGTAGACGGCGTAGAACTTGAGGTTCCGGCGGGCGCGACTGTCCTCCAGGCGTGCGAGCTGGCGGGGAAGGAAATTCCGCGCTTCTGCTATCATGAACGGCTCAGCATCGCGGGCAATTGCCGCATGTGCCTGGTCGAGGTGAAGCCCGGACCGCCCAAGCCGCAGGCGTCGTGCGCGCTGCCGGCTGCTGAAAATCAGGAAATCTTCACGCAGACCGAAATGGTCAAGAAGGCGCGCGAAGGGGTGATGGAGTTCCTGCTCATCAACCACCCGCTCGACTGCCCGATCTGTGACCAGGGCGGCGAATGCGATTTGCAGGACCAGTCGGTCGCTTACGGCAAGGGTTCGAGCCGGTTCGACGAGAACAAGCGCGCCGTCACCGAGAAATATATGGGTCCGATCGTCAAGACGATCATGACCCGCTGCATCCAGTGCACCCGCTGCGTGCGCTTTGCCGAGGAAGTCGCGGGCGTTCCGGAAATCGGCGCCATCTACCGCGGCGAGGATATGCAGATCACCACCTATCTCGAACATGCCGCCAAGAGCGAGCTGTCGGGCAATGTGGTTGATCTTTGCCCGGTCGGCGCGCTGACGTCCAAGCCCTATGCGTTTGAGGCGCGTCCGTGGGAGTTGCGCAAGACGCCAGCGATTGACGTGATGGACGCGGTCGGCACCAATATCCGGCTCGACAGCCGGGGCCGTCAGGTTCTGCGCGCCGTGCCGCGCATCAACGACGACGTTAACGAGGAGTGGGCGAGCGACAAGACCCGGCACAATGTCGATGGTCTGGTCCGCAAGCGGCTCGACAAGCCCTATGTCCGCAAGGACGGCAAGCTCGTCCCGGCGACCTGGAACGAGGCATTTGCCGCCATCGCGGCGGTAAAGCACGGCGGTTCGGTCGCGGCGCTGGCGGGCGACCTGCTCGATTGCGAAACCATGTTCGCGGGCAAGGCGCTGGTCGAAAAGCTGGGCGGAACGATGCTCGAAGGGCGTCAGACCGGCCTTGCCTATGATGTGTCGAGCCTGTCTGCTGTGAACTTCAACACGACGCTCAATGGCATAGAGACGGCGGACGCGATCCTGTTGGTCGGCACCAACCTGCGCTGGGAAGCGCCGCTGGTAAACACCCGTATCCGCAAGGCGATCAAGAAGGGCGCGAAGGTTTTCGGCATCGGGCCGCAGGTTGACCTGACCTATAAGGTCGAATGGCTCGGCAATGACGCATCGCTGCTGGCGAAGCTGCCGGAAGCGGTGGTCGAGGCGTTCGGCAAGGCCGCTCGCCCGGCGATGATCGTCGGTGGCGGCGTGTTGGCGAAGGACGGCGCGCATGGCGACACGCTCGCGCTGGTCGATACGCTGGGCCTCGTGAAAGAGGGCTGGAACGGATATAACGTCCTGCACTTCGCGGCGGCACGGATGGGCGGGCTGATGCTCGGCTATGCGACGCAGGGCGGGATCAAGGCAGTGGCGGCGGCTAGCCCCAAGCTGCTTTTCTCGCTGGGCGCGGACGAGGTCGATTATTCGGCGTTCGAGGACAGCTTCAAAGTCTATATCGGCCATCATGGCGACAAGGGCGCGCATGCGGCGGACGTTATCCTGCCGGGCGCAAGCTATGCCGAAAAGGCGGGCACCTACGTCAATCTGGAAGGCCGGGTGCAGCGTGGCGAAAGGGCCGTGTTCGCGCCGGGCGACGCGCGGGAAGACTGGTCGATCTTGCGCGCTTTGTCGGAAGTGATGGGCGCAACCCTGCCGTTCGACAGCTTCGAGGCTCTCCGCACCGAAATGGCGAAGGCGGTTCCGGCGCTGGGCGTCGAGGGGCTGGCCGATTATGGCTGGTCGATCCCCAGGCTGCCGACCGGCGCGAGCGGCGAATTCGGTTCGCCGATCAAGGATTTCTACCTCACCAACGCCATCTGCCGTGCCAGCCCGACGATGCAGCAATGTTCGGCCGAGCTGATCCACGGCGTGAGTTTCGCGGAGGCCGCGGAGTGA
- a CDS encoding NADH-quinone oxidoreductase subunit M produces the protein MDGFPILSLMMAVPMAGAIACLYAGANQARWIALVATLVDLALGVLLWANFDQADTAAQWQFQEYAPIFGRFAWALGIDGIALVLIMLTVFLMPICIGASWQSIEKRVGEYMAAFLFMEVLMIGVFTAQDLYLFYVMFEAGLIPMYLIIGIWGGADRIYASYKFFLYTLLGSVLMLIAMMWMVHEAGTTDIPTLMAYNFDPHVQTWLFLAFFASFAVKMPMWPVHTWLPDAHVQAPTAGSVILAGVLLKMGGYGFIRFSLPMFPEASAELAWLVWGLSMVAVVYTSLVALVQTDMKKLIAYSSVAHMAIVTVGLFAFNQAGIEGAMMVMLGHGLVSGALFLCVGVIYDRLHTREIARYGGLSINMPKYAVLFLLFTMASVGLPGTSNFVGEFLALMGIYQASSWVALVCTTGIILGAAYMLYLYRRICYGEQKNADAAAMPDLSMREMWLLAPIAAAVLWMGIYPESFLAPMRSDIRALEARLAAAAPVGDSKIKMGPAIPAGAAHHEEVAPMTHEKASGEAH, from the coding sequence ATGGACGGCTTCCCCATCCTTTCCCTGATGATGGCAGTGCCGATGGCGGGGGCCATTGCCTGTCTCTATGCGGGCGCGAACCAGGCGCGCTGGATTGCGCTGGTGGCGACGCTGGTCGATCTGGCGCTCGGCGTGCTGCTATGGGCGAATTTCGACCAGGCGGACACCGCCGCGCAATGGCAGTTCCAGGAATATGCGCCGATTTTCGGCCGTTTCGCTTGGGCGCTGGGCATCGACGGCATCGCGCTCGTCCTGATCATGCTGACTGTGTTCCTGATGCCGATCTGCATCGGCGCGAGCTGGCAGTCGATCGAGAAGCGGGTGGGCGAATATATGGCTGCCTTCCTGTTCATGGAGGTGCTGATGATCGGCGTCTTCACGGCGCAGGATCTCTACCTTTTCTACGTGATGTTCGAAGCCGGGCTGATTCCGATGTACCTGATCATCGGCATCTGGGGCGGGGCGGACCGCATCTACGCGTCCTACAAATTCTTCCTCTATACGCTGCTCGGATCGGTGCTGATGCTGATCGCGATGATGTGGATGGTGCATGAAGCTGGCACCACCGACATCCCGACGCTGATGGCGTATAATTTCGATCCGCATGTTCAGACCTGGCTGTTCCTCGCATTCTTCGCGAGCTTTGCGGTCAAGATGCCGATGTGGCCAGTCCACACCTGGCTGCCCGACGCGCACGTTCAGGCGCCTACGGCAGGTTCTGTCATCCTGGCGGGCGTGCTGCTGAAGATGGGCGGCTATGGTTTCATCCGCTTCTCGCTGCCGATGTTCCCGGAAGCCTCCGCCGAACTGGCGTGGCTCGTATGGGGCCTGTCGATGGTGGCGGTGGTGTATACCAGCCTCGTCGCGCTGGTGCAGACCGACATGAAGAAGCTGATCGCCTATTCATCGGTCGCGCACATGGCGATCGTCACGGTCGGCCTGTTCGCGTTCAACCAGGCGGGCATTGAAGGCGCGATGATGGTGATGCTGGGCCACGGCCTGGTGTCGGGCGCGCTGTTCCTGTGCGTGGGCGTGATCTACGACCGTCTGCATACGCGAGAGATTGCCCGTTATGGCGGCCTGTCGATCAACATGCCCAAATATGCGGTGCTGTTCCTGCTGTTCACCATGGCGTCGGTCGGATTGCCGGGGACGAGCAACTTTGTCGGCGAATTCCTGGCCCTGATGGGCATTTATCAGGCGTCGAGCTGGGTCGCGCTGGTCTGCACCACGGGCATCATTCTGGGTGCGGCCTATATGCTCTATCTCTATCGCCGCATCTGTTATGGCGAACAGAAGAATGCCGATGCGGCGGCGATGCCGGACCTGTCGATGCGTGAAATGTGGCTGTTGGCGCCGATCGCCGCCGCCGTGCTGTGGATGGGCATCTATCCTGAAAGCTTCCTGGCGCCGATGCGGTCCGACATCCGCGCGCTGGAGGCCCGCCTTGCCGCGGCCGCTCCGGTCGGGGATTCCAAGATCAAGATGGGGCCAGCCATTCCTGCAGGGGCGGCCCATCATGAAGAAGTTGCGCCAATGACCCATGAAAAAGCGTCGGGGGAGGCGCACTGA
- the nuoN gene encoding NADH-quinone oxidoreductase subunit NuoN: protein MIDSASLLAVLPELILTAGGLVLLMIAAFGGDGTARVVNWLSVLTLVVAALVLPTSMAHGPLAFDGLVRADAFSVFAKVLIYAAAAAAILLAPRYFLASGALRPEYPILILFSSIGMGMMVSAGDLLTLYVGLEMQSLAAYVLASFMRQDERSSEAGLKYFVLGSLASGILLYGTTLLYGFTGTTSFDGIAVALGDGVGKGELFGLVFLLAGLAFKMSAVPFHMWTPDVYEGAPTPVTAFFGSAPKVAAMALTVRVAIEALGPAGLDWQQIVIFVALASIIFGAVAAIGQTNIKRLMAYSSINNVGFALIGLAAATPAGVAATMSYMAIYVVMTIGGFACILQMRDAEGRPVETIASLAGLSQSRKGLAAALAIFMFSMAGIPPLFGFWAKFLVFDAAVAAGLTALAAFGIAASVIGAYYYLKIIKTMYFDEPAAAYEARGGAVENVILTACAVVIVVGYLLNPVLDQASAAAAASLF from the coding sequence ATGATTGATTCCGCTTCCCTTCTGGCGGTTTTGCCGGAACTGATCCTGACAGCAGGTGGCCTGGTGTTGCTGATGATCGCTGCCTTTGGCGGCGATGGCACGGCGCGCGTCGTTAACTGGCTGTCGGTGCTGACGCTGGTGGTTGCGGCGCTGGTGCTGCCGACTTCGATGGCGCATGGTCCGCTGGCCTTTGACGGCCTGGTCCGAGCGGATGCCTTTTCGGTGTTCGCCAAGGTGCTGATCTATGCAGCGGCGGCGGCGGCCATCCTGCTTGCTCCGCGCTATTTCCTCGCGTCGGGCGCGCTTCGTCCGGAATATCCTATCCTGATCCTGTTCAGCAGCATCGGCATGGGGATGATGGTGTCGGCGGGCGACCTGCTGACGCTGTATGTCGGGCTGGAGATGCAGAGCCTTGCCGCCTATGTGCTGGCGAGCTTCATGCGGCAGGATGAGCGGTCTTCCGAAGCGGGCCTGAAATATTTCGTGCTTGGCTCGCTGGCGAGCGGTATCCTGCTTTACGGCACGACGCTGTTGTACGGCTTCACCGGCACCACGAGTTTCGATGGCATTGCGGTCGCGTTGGGCGATGGAGTGGGCAAGGGCGAACTGTTCGGCCTGGTTTTCCTGCTGGCGGGTCTGGCGTTCAAGATGAGCGCTGTGCCGTTCCACATGTGGACGCCGGATGTTTATGAAGGCGCACCGACTCCGGTCACCGCATTCTTCGGCAGCGCGCCGAAGGTGGCGGCGATGGCGCTGACGGTCCGCGTCGCGATCGAGGCGCTCGGTCCGGCGGGGCTGGACTGGCAGCAGATCGTGATTTTCGTGGCGCTCGCTTCGATCATTTTCGGTGCGGTGGCGGCGATCGGCCAGACCAACATCAAGCGGCTGATGGCCTATTCGTCGATCAACAATGTCGGCTTCGCGCTGATCGGCCTGGCCGCGGCGACCCCGGCCGGTGTCGCGGCGACGATGAGCTATATGGCGATCTATGTCGTCATGACGATCGGCGGTTTCGCCTGCATTCTTCAGATGCGCGATGCGGAAGGGCGTCCGGTCGAGACCATCGCGAGCCTGGCTGGCCTGTCCCAGTCGCGCAAGGGGCTGGCCGCCGCGTTGGCGATCTTCATGTTCTCCATGGCGGGCATTCCGCCGCTGTTCGGTTTCTGGGCGAAGTTCCTGGTGTTCGATGCGGCGGTTGCGGCCGGACTGACGGCGTTGGCCGCCTTCGGCATCGCGGCTTCGGTGATCGGGGCATATTATTATCTGAAGATCATCAAGACGATGTATTTCGACGAGCCGGCAGCCGCCTATGAAGCGCGCGGCGGGGCGGTCGAGAATGTCATCCTGACTGCCTGCGCGGTTGTGATCGTCGTCGGCTATCTGCTGAACCCCGTGCTCGATCAGGCGAGCGCGGCGGCTGCCGCGTCGCTATTCTGA
- the nuoH gene encoding NADH-quinone oxidoreductase subunit NuoH: MTAFFQNLGMPFNGAWLLSTIIGILVIALPLMLAVAMIIYADRKIWAAMALRRGPNVVGPFGLLQSFADGLKVFLQETIIPSAANKALFIIAPIITFTVALLAWAVVPFDVGVVLADINVGLLYILAISSLGVYGIVLAGWASNSKYPFYSAIRASAQMISYEVSIGFILICVVLWAGSFNLTAIVESQKGYYGFLNGNGFNPLLFPMAIMFLISAMAETARAPFDLTEAESELVAGYQTEYSSMAFALYWLGEYANVILMCALNAILFWGGYLPPFDWAPLYYVPGILWLFAKILFFFFVFSWVKATVPRYRYDQLMRLGWKIFLPTSLFFVFLVSGFLMLTRYGGAQ, encoded by the coding sequence GTGACCGCTTTCTTCCAAAATCTGGGCATGCCGTTCAACGGCGCCTGGCTGCTTTCAACGATCATCGGCATATTGGTGATCGCCCTGCCGCTGATGCTGGCGGTGGCCATGATCATCTATGCCGACCGCAAGATCTGGGCGGCGATGGCGCTGCGGCGGGGTCCGAACGTGGTCGGGCCTTTCGGCCTGCTCCAGTCCTTCGCGGATGGCTTGAAGGTTTTCCTGCAGGAAACGATCATTCCCTCGGCGGCGAACAAGGCGCTGTTCATCATCGCGCCCATCATCACCTTTACCGTGGCGCTGCTGGCGTGGGCGGTGGTGCCGTTCGACGTGGGCGTCGTGCTGGCGGACATCAATGTGGGCCTGCTCTACATCCTCGCAATCTCGTCGCTCGGCGTGTACGGCATCGTGCTGGCGGGTTGGGCGTCCAACTCCAAATATCCCTTCTATTCGGCGATCCGTGCGTCGGCGCAGATGATTTCCTACGAAGTCTCGATCGGCTTCATCCTGATCTGCGTCGTGCTGTGGGCGGGCAGCTTCAATCTGACCGCAATCGTGGAAAGCCAGAAGGGCTATTATGGCTTCCTGAACGGCAACGGCTTCAACCCGCTGCTCTTCCCGATGGCGATCATGTTCCTGATCTCGGCCATGGCGGAAACGGCGCGCGCGCCCTTCGACCTGACCGAGGCGGAAAGCGAACTGGTCGCGGGCTATCAGACCGAATATTCGTCCATGGCCTTCGCGCTCTACTGGCTAGGCGAATATGCCAACGTCATCCTGATGTGCGCGCTGAACGCGATCCTGTTCTGGGGCGGTTATCTGCCGCCGTTCGATTGGGCGCCGCTCTATTATGTGCCAGGCATCCTCTGGCTGTTCGCCAAGATTCTGTTCTTCTTCTTCGTCTTCTCCTGGGTGAAGGCGACGGTGCCCCGTTACCGTTATGACCAGCTGATGCGGCTGGGCTGGAAGATATTCCTGCCTACCTCGCTCTTCTTCGTCTTCCTGGTTTCGGGCTTCCTCATGCTGACGCGCTATGGAGGCGCACAATGA
- a CDS encoding NADH-quinone oxidoreductase subunit J: MIHVLAFYLFAILVVSSGALTILSRNPVHSVLWLIMAFFNAAGLMVLLGAEFIAMLLIIVYVGAVAVLFLFVVMMLDIDFAELRAGFVDYLPFGALIALVLLAEIVLGIGIWSAGPVELAQRAAPMNPDLSNIQAIGGLLYTRYIFLFEAAGIVLLVAMIGAIVLTHRARGGVRGQNIAKQNRRRPQDAIRNVNQPVGQGVEL, from the coding sequence GTGATTCACGTCCTCGCCTTTTACCTGTTCGCCATTCTGGTGGTGAGCAGCGGCGCGCTCACCATATTGTCGCGCAATCCGGTCCATTCGGTGTTGTGGCTGATCATGGCCTTCTTCAACGCGGCGGGCCTGATGGTGCTGCTGGGCGCGGAGTTCATCGCGATGCTGCTGATCATCGTCTATGTGGGCGCGGTCGCGGTGCTGTTCCTGTTCGTCGTCATGATGCTGGACATCGACTTTGCCGAGCTGCGCGCGGGTTTTGTCGATTACCTGCCGTTCGGCGCGCTGATCGCGCTGGTGCTGTTGGCGGAGATCGTGCTGGGCATCGGCATCTGGAGCGCGGGGCCGGTCGAACTGGCGCAGCGGGCCGCGCCGATGAACCCGGATCTGTCCAACATTCAGGCGATCGGGGGACTGCTGTACACGCGCTATATCTTCCTGTTCGAAGCGGCGGGCATCGTTCTGCTGGTCGCGATGATCGGCGCCATCGTGCTGACGCATCGGGCGCGGGGCGGCGTGCGCGGCCAGAATATCGCGAAGCAGAACCGCCGCCGTCCGCAGGATGCGATCCGCAACGTCAATCAGCCCGTGGGGCAGGGGGTGGAGCTGTGA
- the nuoL gene encoding NADH-quinone oxidoreductase subunit L: protein MIQLIVLLPLIAAVIAGLGNKALGNLPAKIITTGALFISCALSWPIFISFLTGHAEAYVAPAFTWIQSGSFDAQWALRVDAMTAVMLVVITSVSSLVHLYSWGYMEEEPDQPRFFAYLSLFTFAMLMLVTANNLLQMFFGWEGVGLASYLLIGFWFRKPSANAAAIKAFVVNRVGDLGFMLGIFGTYLVFDTISIPEILAAAPSMAGSTIGFLGYRFDTMTVLCLLLFIGAMGKSAQLGLHTWLPDAMEGPTPVSALIHAATMVTAGVFMVCRLSPMFETSPTALGFVTFIGAATCLFAATVGTVQNDIKRVIAYSTCSQLGYMFFAAGVGAYGAAMFHLFTHAFFKALLFLGAGSVIHAMHHEQDMRYYGALRKEIPITFWTMTLGTLAITGVGLPLVGVGFAGFYSKDGILEAAYASGGAGVGAFLVGVFAALLTSFYSWRLVFLTFFGKPRWAASEHIQHAIHGHHESPDEETTHDDHATHGHGSEHANAPAQENAGHDPHGHEADAHALHGGTGGYHPHESPWVMLIPLIVLSLGAVFAGFIFHDQFIGSEGGVEFWKGALSFDSHLMHAAHEVPVWVKFAPFTVMLTGLVIAWLSYIKNTDWPRRFVAEFGVLYQFLLNKWYFDELYHFLFVRPAFAIGRFFWKFGDVGFIDRFGPNGLAALVVQGNKVTRRLQSGYLYTYALVMLIGLAAAATWAMTR, encoded by the coding sequence ATGATCCAGCTTATCGTCCTTCTTCCGCTCATCGCGGCTGTCATCGCCGGCCTTGGCAACAAGGCGCTGGGCAATCTGCCCGCGAAGATCATCACCACCGGCGCGCTGTTCATCAGCTGCGCGTTGAGCTGGCCGATCTTCATCAGCTTCCTGACCGGTCATGCGGAAGCCTATGTCGCGCCCGCCTTCACCTGGATCCAGTCGGGCAGCTTCGACGCCCAATGGGCGCTGCGCGTCGATGCGATGACGGCGGTCATGCTGGTCGTCATCACCAGCGTGTCGAGCCTCGTCCACCTCTACAGCTGGGGCTATATGGAGGAGGAGCCGGATCAGCCGCGCTTCTTCGCCTATCTCTCGCTCTTTACCTTTGCGATGCTGATGCTGGTGACGGCGAACAATCTGTTGCAGATGTTCTTCGGCTGGGAAGGCGTCGGTCTTGCGTCGTACCTGCTGATCGGTTTCTGGTTCCGCAAGCCGAGCGCCAACGCCGCAGCGATCAAGGCCTTCGTGGTCAATCGCGTCGGCGACCTTGGCTTCATGCTGGGCATTTTCGGCACCTATCTGGTGTTCGACACCATCTCGATCCCGGAAATCCTGGCCGCAGCGCCGTCAATGGCGGGTTCGACCATCGGCTTTCTCGGCTATCGCTTCGACACGATGACCGTTCTGTGCCTGTTGCTGTTCATCGGTGCGATGGGCAAGTCGGCGCAGCTTGGCCTGCACACCTGGCTGCCGGACGCGATGGAGGGCCCAACCCCTGTGTCGGCGTTGATCCACGCGGCGACGATGGTGACTGCGGGCGTGTTCATGGTGTGCCGCCTGTCGCCGATGTTCGAAACATCGCCGACCGCTTTGGGTTTCGTGACGTTCATCGGCGCGGCCACCTGTCTGTTCGCGGCCACGGTGGGCACGGTGCAGAACGACATCAAGCGCGTCATCGCCTATTCAACCTGTTCGCAGCTGGGCTACATGTTCTTCGCGGCGGGCGTCGGCGCATATGGCGCGGCGATGTTCCACCTGTTCACGCACGCTTTCTTCAAGGCGCTGCTGTTCCTGGGCGCAGGATCGGTGATCCATGCGATGCACCATGAGCAGGACATGCGTTATTATGGCGCGCTGCGGAAGGAGATCCCGATCACCTTCTGGACGATGACGCTGGGCACGCTGGCCATCACGGGCGTCGGCCTGCCGCTCGTCGGCGTCGGCTTTGCGGGCTTCTATTCGAAGGACGGCATCCTTGAGGCTGCCTATGCTTCGGGCGGCGCGGGCGTGGGTGCGTTCCTCGTGGGCGTGTTCGCGGCGCTGCTGACCAGCTTCTACAGCTGGCGGCTGGTATTCCTGACCTTCTTCGGCAAGCCGCGCTGGGCCGCTTCGGAGCATATCCAGCACGCGATCCACGGCCATCATGAATCACCCGATGAAGAGACGACGCATGACGATCATGCGACCCATGGTCATGGGTCGGAGCATGCCAACGCCCCGGCGCAGGAAAATGCAGGTCATGACCCCCATGGGCATGAAGCTGATGCGCATGCGCTGCATGGCGGCACTGGCGGCTATCATCCGCATGAAAGTCCGTGGGTCATGCTGATCCCGTTGATCGTGCTGAGCCTGGGCGCGGTGTTCGCCGGTTTCATTTTCCACGACCAGTTCATTGGCTCCGAGGGCGGCGTCGAGTTCTGGAAGGGCGCGCTGTCGTTCGACAGTCATCTGATGCATGCCGCGCATGAAGTGCCGGTGTGGGTCAAGTTCGCGCCGTTCACGGTGATGCTGACCGGCCTCGTCATCGCGTGGCTGAGCTATATCAAGAACACCGACTGGCCGCGGCGGTTCGTCGCCGAGTTCGGGGTGCTGTACCAGTTCCTGCTCAACAAATGGTATTTTGACGAGCTTTACCACTTCCTGTTCGTCAGGCCCGCCTTCGCCATCGGCCGCTTCTTCTGGAAGTTCGGTGACGTCGGTTTCATCGACCGCTTCGGCCCCAATGGGCTCGCCGCGCTGGTCGTGCAGGGCAACAAAGTCACCCGTCGGCTTCAGTCCGGCTACCTCTACACATACGCGCTGGTGATGCTGATCGGCCTCGCCGCGGCAGCAACCTGGGCGATGACACGATAA